The following proteins come from a genomic window of Paenibacillus spongiae:
- a CDS encoding alpha-mannosidase — MPYETVRPGQLKNLLRKLDEQIYKPLVDLKVTAWVTKEPVAYEDRMSGQKIELASGDRWGNLWDCAWFHFAGKVPATAKGAKVVLLIDVNGEVCLVDDEGTPAQGLTNINSEFDYELGLPGKRVVHISASSSGDETIDLWGDAGCNDLFGRYRSGTLKEAVIAVCREEVRQLYYDVEVLLETAERLPDGSARKERILKVLYDVSLHLTEISDERVAAARRMLGEQLAKQGGDPVLTVSAIGHAHIDLAWLWPIRETIRKGARTFSTALRMMERYPDYVFGASQPQLYDWMKKHYPKLYDQVKERVKEGRWEPQGAMWVESDTNVPGGEALVRQVLYGKRYFQQEFGMEMKSLWMPDVFGYTASLPQILKKSGVDYMMTQKLSWSVYNKFPHHTFMWEGIDGSKVLTHMPPEDTYNSPAAPRSIAKAEAEYLDKNVSDHCLMLFGIGDGGGGPGEEHLERLDREKNLLGLSPVVQEPSAAFFDKLSEGADRYQSWRGELYLEKHQGTLTSQGRSKRYNRKLEKALRELEFASILAGVFAAGRDGKGVSYPAVELEEIWKEVLLYQFHDILPGSSIKRVYDESLERYGILEMQVEALISNMYGSLAEQLAVTGREEESQAVFNSLSWERDEWLKADGKWMRVRVPSMGYAVASGHALSDHEAAAAVETAEEASTFNGLRSSAADRSMENDLLSVVFAEDGSIVSVFDKEHQREVIESGGSANALRIYHDEGDAWDFRQDYRQTGGMKLDLVETSEFADGPTAGLIHRYQFGNSTLTQKVALTHGSRRIDFVTTVDWKESDKMLRTSFPVDVRSETVSCEIQFGYLQRPTHRNTMWDYAKDEICAHHWMDLSDAEYGVALLNDSKYGHRAENNVLDLNLLRSPNYPDPEADRAEHTFTYALYPHKGNHVQAEIYKRGYELNVPLRTVPIKPSDGTAALPALQSCLQISHPNVMVEAVKQAEDGDDVIIRLYETAGAHAKTRLHTGFDLNEAWLTDLMEETIGPLAHSDGSVELSFTPFEIQTVRLRLQR; from the coding sequence ATGCCATATGAAACTGTGAGGCCGGGACAACTAAAGAACCTGCTTAGGAAGCTGGACGAACAGATTTATAAGCCGCTTGTAGATTTGAAGGTAACCGCCTGGGTAACGAAGGAACCGGTCGCCTATGAGGATCGGATGTCAGGGCAGAAGATTGAGCTTGCATCCGGTGATCGCTGGGGCAATTTATGGGACTGCGCCTGGTTCCATTTTGCAGGCAAGGTACCGGCAACGGCGAAAGGAGCGAAAGTCGTCCTCTTGATCGATGTGAACGGCGAAGTGTGTCTCGTCGATGATGAAGGAACTCCTGCTCAAGGATTGACGAACATCAACTCCGAGTTCGATTACGAGCTTGGGCTGCCCGGCAAACGGGTCGTTCACATCAGCGCCTCTTCATCCGGCGATGAGACCATCGATCTCTGGGGCGACGCAGGCTGTAACGATCTGTTCGGCCGCTACCGCAGCGGTACGCTGAAGGAAGCCGTCATCGCCGTTTGCCGCGAAGAGGTCAGACAGCTCTATTACGATGTGGAAGTGCTGCTCGAAACCGCGGAACGATTGCCGGACGGTTCTGCCCGCAAGGAACGGATCTTGAAAGTACTATATGATGTTTCCTTGCATCTGACAGAGATATCCGACGAACGTGTTGCTGCTGCTCGGCGTATGCTTGGCGAGCAATTAGCGAAGCAGGGCGGCGATCCCGTCTTAACCGTCAGCGCTATCGGTCATGCTCATATTGACCTGGCCTGGCTATGGCCGATCAGAGAGACGATCCGCAAGGGTGCGCGTACCTTCTCGACAGCGCTTCGTATGATGGAGCGCTATCCGGATTACGTGTTCGGAGCCAGCCAGCCGCAGCTGTACGATTGGATGAAGAAGCACTATCCGAAGCTGTATGATCAGGTCAAAGAACGTGTGAAGGAAGGCCGCTGGGAGCCGCAAGGAGCCATGTGGGTCGAGTCGGATACGAATGTTCCCGGCGGGGAAGCGCTTGTTCGTCAAGTATTATACGGCAAGCGGTACTTCCAGCAAGAATTCGGAATGGAGATGAAGTCGCTGTGGATGCCGGATGTGTTCGGTTATACCGCGAGTTTGCCTCAGATTCTGAAGAAATCCGGCGTCGATTACATGATGACGCAGAAGCTGTCCTGGAGCGTGTATAATAAATTCCCGCATCATACGTTCATGTGGGAAGGGATCGACGGCTCGAAGGTGCTGACGCATATGCCGCCGGAAGATACGTACAATAGCCCGGCAGCGCCTAGGTCCATAGCGAAAGCGGAAGCGGAATATTTGGATAAGAACGTCTCGGACCATTGCCTCATGCTGTTCGGGATTGGCGACGGCGGCGGCGGTCCGGGCGAAGAGCATCTGGAGCGGCTGGACCGCGAGAAGAATTTACTCGGTTTAAGTCCTGTCGTACAGGAGCCGTCAGCGGCCTTCTTCGACAAGCTAAGCGAAGGCGCGGACAGATACCAATCATGGCGCGGGGAGCTGTATCTGGAGAAGCATCAAGGTACGCTGACCAGCCAGGGCCGCAGCAAGCGGTACAACCGCAAGCTGGAGAAGGCACTCCGGGAATTGGAGTTTGCTTCCATACTTGCGGGAGTATTCGCTGCCGGTCGTGACGGGAAGGGCGTATCGTATCCCGCCGTCGAGCTGGAGGAGATCTGGAAGGAAGTACTGTTATATCAATTCCATGACATTCTCCCGGGCTCGTCCATTAAGAGGGTATACGATGAGTCATTGGAACGGTATGGCATACTTGAGATGCAAGTTGAAGCGTTGATCTCGAATATGTACGGCTCGCTGGCTGAACAGCTGGCTGTAACTGGCCGGGAAGAAGAGTCGCAAGCCGTCTTCAACTCATTGTCCTGGGAACGGGATGAGTGGCTGAAGGCGGACGGGAAGTGGATGCGCGTCCGTGTTCCGTCGATGGGCTATGCCGTTGCTTCAGGTCATGCCTTATCCGATCATGAAGCGGCAGCGGCAGTCGAGACAGCGGAAGAGGCATCGACCTTCAACGGACTACGGTCATCGGCAGCAGATCGAAGCATGGAGAATGACCTTCTATCCGTCGTGTTCGCGGAAGACGGCTCGATCGTATCGGTCTTCGACAAGGAGCATCAGCGGGAAGTCATCGAATCGGGTGGCAGCGCCAACGCTCTGCGCATTTATCACGACGAAGGCGATGCATGGGATTTCCGCCAGGATTACCGTCAGACCGGAGGGATGAAGCTTGATCTCGTCGAAACAAGCGAGTTCGCAGACGGTCCGACGGCAGGTCTTATCCACCGGTATCAGTTCGGGAATTCAACTCTGACTCAGAAGGTTGCACTGACCCATGGTAGCCGGCGTATCGACTTTGTTACGACGGTGGATTGGAAAGAGTCGGATAAGATGCTCCGTACTTCATTCCCGGTCGATGTGCGATCGGAAACCGTCAGCTGCGAGATTCAATTCGGGTATTTGCAGCGTCCTACGCACCGGAATACGATGTGGGATTATGCCAAGGACGAAATATGCGCCCATCATTGGATGGATTTGTCCGATGCGGAATACGGCGTCGCACTGTTGAACGACAGCAAGTACGGTCATCGTGCGGAGAACAACGTCTTGGACTTGAACCTGCTGCGCAGCCCGAACTATCCTGATCCGGAAGCGGATCGCGCGGAGCATACTTTCACATATGCGCTATACCCGCACAAGGGTAACCATGTCCAGGCTGAGATCTACAAACGGGGGTACGAGCTGAATGTTCCGCTGAGGACGGTTCCAATTAAACCGAGTGACGGCACGGCAGCACTGCCAGCCTTGCAATCCTGCTTGCAGATCAGCCATCCGAACGTGATGGTCGAAGCCGTCAAGCAAGCGGAAGATGGCGACGATGTGATCATTCGCTTGTACGAAACGGCTGGGGCGCATGCAAAAACGAGGCTGCATACCGGATTTGATCTAAACGAAGCATGGCTGACCGATTTAATGGAAGAAACAATCGGGCCGCTGGCACATTCGGACGGCAGCGTTGAGCTCTCATTTACCCCGTTCGAAATCCAAACCGTACGTCTTCGCCTTCAACGGTAG
- a CDS encoding ArsB/NhaD family transporter, producing the protein MHDLMVIVTICSFLLTIGFIFWRPTVNEAIPATIGAFFVLLSGSVTLADLGKITETISGAAVTIMATIVMAIVLESFGFFNWAAEILTKKAKGSGIRLFWLTNLFCFLMTLFVNNDGSILITTPILLLLLKNMGLKNHEKLPYLISGAIIATASSAPIGVSNIVNLIALKIVHMDLYMHSAMMFVPATTGLLLLTALLFLVFYKVLPKKLPVALHWNLTPGGHPLKENLPKANRTKFMINILIFVFAVRVSLFVASYIKFPVSLMAVIGSCFLLAWRWYYLKISPADMVRKTPWYILIFAFSMYVIIYGLNNIGLTEWLIQILQPIVSGSLLSASVGMGVLLSLLSNLFNNHPALMVGTLTLMSMGLDPLTLKISYLASVIGSDVGSLLLPIGTLATLMWMHIVRKGGVKITWGQYLKVTSLVIPLTLIFTLVLLSYWVSWLF; encoded by the coding sequence ATGCATGATTTAATGGTTATCGTTACGATATGTTCCTTCCTCTTGACAATCGGATTTATATTCTGGCGCCCCACGGTTAATGAAGCTATACCTGCAACAATCGGCGCTTTCTTCGTGCTCCTCAGCGGCAGCGTTACCTTGGCCGACCTGGGAAAAATTACGGAAACAATCAGCGGTGCCGCCGTTACCATTATGGCCACCATCGTCATGGCAATCGTATTGGAAAGCTTCGGATTCTTCAACTGGGCGGCCGAGATCCTGACTAAGAAAGCGAAAGGCTCGGGTATCCGCCTCTTCTGGCTCACGAATCTGTTCTGCTTTCTCATGACTCTCTTCGTGAACAATGACGGCAGCATTCTCATCACGACTCCGATCTTACTGCTGCTATTGAAAAATATGGGGCTGAAAAATCATGAGAAATTACCTTACTTAATATCTGGCGCTATTATCGCGACAGCCTCCAGCGCCCCGATCGGGGTTAGCAATATCGTCAACCTGATTGCGTTAAAAATCGTTCACATGGATCTCTACATGCACTCGGCGATGATGTTCGTTCCCGCGACGACAGGATTGCTCCTTCTAACCGCACTTCTTTTTCTGGTTTTTTACAAGGTGCTGCCAAAAAAACTGCCTGTGGCGCTGCACTGGAACTTAACGCCGGGAGGCCATCCGTTGAAGGAGAACCTGCCGAAGGCAAATCGTACAAAGTTCATGATCAATATCCTGATCTTCGTATTCGCCGTACGCGTGAGTCTGTTCGTGGCCTCCTATATTAAGTTTCCGGTCTCCCTCATGGCTGTCATCGGATCTTGCTTTCTTCTCGCATGGCGATGGTACTATCTGAAAATATCCCCTGCCGATATGGTTCGAAAAACACCATGGTATATTCTGATCTTTGCCTTCAGTATGTATGTCATCATCTATGGGCTGAACAATATCGGATTGACCGAATGGCTCATTCAGATTCTCCAGCCAATCGTCTCCGGAAGCTTATTAAGCGCTAGTGTCGGGATGGGTGTACTCTTAAGCCTCTTATCCAACCTATTCAACAACCACCCGGCTCTGATGGTAGGAACACTTACGTTGATGAGCATGGGATTGGATCCGCTGACACTCAAAATCTCGTATCTGGCCAGCGTCATCGGAAGCGACGTCGGCTCGCTCCTGCTGCCGATCGGTACCTTGGCCACGCTAATGTGGATGCACATCGTTAGAAAAGGCGGCGTTAAGATCACTTGGGGGCAATATTTAAAGGTCACGTCGCTCGTCATTCCGCTCACCCTTATCTTCACCTTAGTGCTGCTGTCTTACTGGGTTTCATGGTTATTTTAA
- a CDS encoding GntR family transcriptional regulator, whose product MKIQDYIRELIQSENLAAGDRIPTEKELMERFNVSKITVVNALSALAAENMITRIRGKGSFVGFQPEETTEWQEPVIAAVPELEPEIEAENGRIGVILPFIHDFFAIRIITGIQNALRERGYRSLFMLSEGCVNKEKEAIQSMKEFGVKGMLIFPVDDQQYNEEILSMKLGRFPFVLIDRYLPGIETNYIASDGKQGIAMAVEHLWQLGHREIAICSDSPLQTVTVQERLDGYMEALKLKGALINPTHMITGFRLDNVNNSDHPLYRYIRSRLATAYITLNGELGIHIYKMAERAGLRVPEDLSIVTFDDPTSNVEEFSIFTHIKQFEKSMGYKAVVRLLEVIEGQDTKFTKELLEPQLVVCQTSGPNMKR is encoded by the coding sequence ATGAAAATTCAAGATTATATACGTGAATTGATTCAATCCGAGAATCTCGCTGCAGGCGATCGCATCCCAACGGAGAAAGAGCTGATGGAAAGGTTCAACGTCAGTAAAATCACCGTGGTAAATGCACTCTCGGCATTGGCTGCCGAGAATATGATTACGAGAATCAGGGGTAAAGGCAGCTTCGTTGGCTTTCAACCCGAGGAAACAACGGAGTGGCAGGAGCCTGTAATCGCGGCAGTTCCGGAGCTAGAGCCTGAGATCGAAGCGGAGAACGGTCGAATCGGCGTCATACTTCCCTTTATTCATGATTTCTTCGCTATCCGGATCATTACCGGCATTCAGAACGCGCTTAGGGAGCGCGGTTATAGAAGCCTGTTCATGCTCTCGGAAGGATGCGTGAACAAAGAGAAAGAAGCGATTCAATCGATGAAGGAATTCGGCGTGAAGGGCATGCTCATATTTCCCGTCGATGATCAGCAATACAACGAAGAAATACTGAGCATGAAGCTCGGCCGTTTTCCTTTCGTATTAATCGACCGTTATTTGCCCGGTATTGAGACGAACTATATCGCTTCCGACGGCAAGCAGGGGATTGCGATGGCAGTCGAGCATCTGTGGCAGCTTGGTCACCGTGAGATCGCCATATGCTCGGATTCGCCTCTGCAAACCGTTACCGTACAAGAACGGCTTGACGGATATATGGAAGCGCTTAAATTAAAGGGGGCGCTGATTAATCCGACGCATATGATCACGGGATTCAGGCTGGATAATGTGAATAACAGCGACCACCCTCTGTACCGTTATATACGAAGCCGTTTGGCTACCGCCTATATAACGCTCAACGGTGAGCTCGGGATCCACATTTATAAAATGGCGGAACGTGCCGGACTGCGGGTGCCGGAGGATCTGTCGATCGTGACATTCGACGATCCGACTTCGAATGTGGAGGAGTTCAGCATTTTTACCCATATTAAGCAATTCGAGAAGAGCATGGGTTACAAGGCGGTTGTTCGGCTGCTGGAAGTAATCGAAGGGCAGGATACCAAGTTCACGAAGGAGCTTCTAGAGCCTCAGCTTGTCGTCTGTCAAACGTCCGGTCCCAATATGAAACGGTAG
- a CDS encoding aminoglycoside phosphotransferase family protein: protein MNSQPNHEIESNTTETETILSAVKSVSKQGDVVLRPAGEWTPHIHGLLRHLSAEGFSAAPGIAGSGTDGFGRETLEYIPGEFVHPAPWSDEGLIEVGRLVRRLHDMSASYTPAGNAVWQPWFLRGVDRSERPKIISHGDIAPWNMVTKDGLPIGLIDWEFTGPVDPLTELARVCWLFPQLNDDDVAVRVGLPSPETRARQLRLLVDGYGLDLEQRSGFVDLIIEVAVREAAEEAVEADVKMESEGPLWGLAWRIRAASWMLRHRSLLEEALK from the coding sequence GTGAACAGTCAACCTAACCACGAGATAGAAAGCAATACGACCGAAACCGAGACCATTTTATCCGCCGTAAAGTCTGTTTCGAAGCAAGGAGACGTTGTACTAAGGCCTGCGGGAGAGTGGACTCCGCATATTCATGGATTGTTAAGGCACCTGTCTGCCGAAGGCTTCTCGGCCGCACCTGGAATCGCAGGCAGCGGAACGGATGGCTTCGGCCGCGAAACACTCGAATACATCCCGGGGGAGTTTGTTCACCCGGCACCCTGGTCCGACGAAGGATTAATCGAAGTCGGCCGGTTAGTACGACGGCTTCACGATATGTCGGCATCCTATACGCCTGCCGGGAACGCAGTATGGCAGCCGTGGTTTTTGCGGGGAGTGGACCGTTCAGAACGCCCCAAGATTATTAGCCATGGCGATATAGCACCATGGAATATGGTGACGAAGGACGGTCTTCCTATAGGGCTCATCGATTGGGAATTTACCGGTCCTGTCGATCCGCTCACAGAGCTGGCACGCGTCTGCTGGCTGTTTCCGCAGCTTAACGACGATGACGTTGCCGTCCGGGTAGGCTTGCCATCGCCGGAGACGCGAGCGCGGCAGCTGCGGCTGCTCGTGGACGGATATGGGCTCGATCTAGAGCAGCGGAGCGGTTTCGTCGATTTGATCATCGAGGTGGCTGTGCGCGAAGCGGCCGAAGAAGCCGTTGAAGCTGATGTCAAGATGGAGAGCGAAGGGCCGCTGTGGGGGCTCGCCTGGCGAATTCGCGCAGCTTCGTGGATGCTCCGGCATCGCAGCCTGCTGGAAGAAGCGCTGAAGTAA
- a CDS encoding ABC transporter permease, whose protein sequence is MAGSQLRKRLWQHKIFYLFLLPGVVWFFIFSYVPLYGVQVAFRDFTFSGGFTGSPWAGWKYFEQFFSYYQSTDIIRNTIIISLMKLLIGFPMPIILAILLNEVTKVKFKKTVQTLTYLPYFVSWIVVVTLMQRLLTPSGGPVNELLGLFGVEPIQFLNNTTWFYQIIIGSDIWKGIGWSSIIYMAAIAGVDQQLYEAAKIDGAGRFRQIWHVTLPGIRNIAVILFILSTGSLMSAGYEQLLLLNGPATAAIGSVLDVHVISSGLSQGRLSYAAAVGLFQSLIALILIVTVNRIARKVSDVSLF, encoded by the coding sequence ATGGCAGGTTCCCAACTGCGGAAGCGTTTGTGGCAGCATAAAATATTTTATCTGTTCTTGCTGCCTGGGGTTGTCTGGTTTTTCATCTTTTCTTACGTCCCGCTGTACGGTGTCCAGGTTGCCTTCCGAGACTTTACGTTCTCGGGGGGCTTCACCGGGAGCCCGTGGGCCGGGTGGAAATATTTCGAGCAATTCTTCAGTTATTATCAGTCTACAGATATTATCCGCAACACGATCATTATCAGCTTAATGAAGCTGCTCATCGGATTTCCGATGCCGATCATACTTGCTATTCTGCTTAATGAAGTGACTAAGGTTAAATTTAAGAAAACTGTGCAAACGCTTACGTATCTCCCTTATTTCGTATCCTGGATCGTCGTTGTAACTTTGATGCAGCGTTTGCTTACGCCTTCAGGCGGTCCGGTCAATGAATTACTTGGTTTGTTCGGTGTTGAGCCAATCCAATTCTTAAACAATACGACATGGTTCTATCAAATCATTATCGGTTCCGATATTTGGAAAGGTATTGGATGGAGCTCAATAATCTACATGGCCGCGATCGCAGGGGTGGATCAGCAGTTGTATGAAGCGGCTAAGATCGATGGCGCGGGCCGGTTTAGACAGATCTGGCACGTTACGCTTCCGGGAATCCGGAACATTGCGGTCATCCTGTTCATTCTGTCCACCGGTAGTCTGATGAGCGCCGGGTACGAGCAGCTGCTGCTCCTGAACGGACCGGCAACGGCTGCGATCGGCAGCGTACTGGATGTGCATGTTATCAGTTCCGGTCTAAGCCAAGGACGGCTGAGTTACGCCGCGGCGGTCGGATTGTTCCAGAGTCTCATAGCCTTGATTCTGATCGTTACTGTCAACCGAATCGCTCGCAAAGTCAGCGATGTATCTCTTTTCTAA
- a CDS encoding GNAT family N-acetyltransferase — translation MKAFQLHNARVNPDIRAFHAKPEDTAAIQELLVQTARWLKSRGSLQWGGLLAGIDSHDTAGSILRGNVFVCKEGDTLAGMMMLLPEPSEWDRQLWGEEGHEGAIYLHRLAINRDYAGRGLGRDMMQWAEQGIRFPGKDRIRLDCIADNPALNDFYTRIGYEFMGQAPGGFNTFEKKL, via the coding sequence ATGAAAGCATTTCAATTGCACAACGCTCGTGTCAATCCAGACATTCGCGCTTTTCATGCGAAGCCCGAAGATACGGCCGCCATACAGGAGTTGCTCGTACAAACCGCAAGATGGCTCAAAAGCAGAGGATCGCTGCAATGGGGCGGGCTGCTGGCAGGCATCGATAGTCATGATACGGCAGGATCGATCTTGCGCGGCAATGTGTTTGTCTGCAAGGAAGGCGATACGCTGGCCGGAATGATGATGCTTCTGCCGGAACCAAGTGAATGGGATCGGCAATTATGGGGCGAAGAAGGTCATGAAGGGGCGATTTACTTGCACCGGCTTGCCATCAACCGCGACTATGCAGGCAGGGGGCTTGGCCGCGATATGATGCAGTGGGCAGAGCAAGGAATTCGATTCCCGGGTAAGGATCGGATCAGGCTGGACTGTATTGCGGATAATCCGGCATTGAACGACTTTTACACTCGAATCGGTTACGAATTTATGGGACAGGCCCCTGGCGGATTTAATACGTTTGAAAAAAAGCTATGA
- a CDS encoding SRPBCC family protein, translating into MKQDPQTVPDIRKTMLLKAPIQKVWDAVATSEGIAAWFMPNNFQPVDGYEFILEAGPFGQSPCKVTDIDPPNRLSFQWGKDWTLTFELVEKAGQTEFTLIHSGWDADKVTEFGETHAIVRDRMDNGWSGLQNKLAAYVEGK; encoded by the coding sequence ATGAAACAAGATCCACAAACCGTGCCGGACATTCGGAAGACCATGCTTTTGAAGGCGCCGATTCAGAAAGTATGGGACGCCGTCGCTACATCCGAGGGTATTGCAGCCTGGTTTATGCCGAATAATTTTCAGCCTGTCGATGGATATGAGTTTATCCTGGAAGCAGGGCCTTTCGGTCAATCGCCGTGTAAAGTTACGGATATCGATCCTCCGAACCGTCTTTCCTTCCAGTGGGGAAAGGATTGGACGCTGACGTTCGAATTAGTGGAGAAAGCCGGCCAAACGGAGTTTACGCTGATTCATTCCGGCTGGGATGCGGATAAGGTGACGGAGTTCGGAGAAACCCATGCGATTGTTCGCGATAGAATGGATAATGGGTGGTCCGGTCTTCAGAATAAACTGGCCGCCTATGTCGAGGGGAAATAA
- a CDS encoding ArsR/SmtB family transcription factor has protein sequence MNASSQKHDVFQAIADPTRRSLIRLLVDQEMPVTAISGHYPISRTAVSKHLRVLADAGLVKERKVGRETRYRLEPEPLLELKRWLAYYERYWDNKLTALQRYVEEDGTSGDN, from the coding sequence ATGAACGCCTCGTCGCAGAAGCATGATGTGTTCCAAGCGATTGCGGATCCTACACGCAGAAGCTTAATCAGGCTGCTCGTGGACCAGGAAATGCCGGTAACTGCCATAAGCGGCCATTACCCCATTAGCCGTACAGCTGTATCGAAGCATCTCCGGGTGTTGGCGGATGCCGGTCTTGTTAAGGAACGGAAGGTTGGACGTGAGACCCGCTACAGGCTTGAACCGGAACCACTGCTGGAGCTGAAGCGATGGCTCGCCTACTATGAACGCTATTGGGATAATAAACTAACAGCGCTTCAACGGTATGTCGAAGAAGATGGGACGAGTGGAGATAATTAA
- a CDS encoding GNAT family N-acetyltransferase: MIGSAIVNTQVNLIQEDGCSVIRVVPAKQGNIVILYTGQSGYNIFARIVYATGVATKRYQNDLAMFIQKKPQEHALRLLYIRILGDKINNGYGNIMMNQLLDTARQNHFDYIDGHMQEAEHKEHDERLYHFYTKFGFKIDSERNLMWKRQAEHSAEDK; this comes from the coding sequence ATGATTGGATCCGCGATCGTCAACACGCAGGTGAATCTCATTCAAGAGGACGGCTGTTCCGTTATCCGGGTTGTTCCAGCCAAGCAAGGAAATATTGTTATTCTCTATACAGGGCAGAGCGGGTATAATATTTTTGCCCGAATCGTCTATGCAACCGGTGTGGCGACGAAGCGATATCAGAACGATCTCGCCATGTTCATTCAGAAGAAGCCGCAAGAGCATGCTCTGCGGCTGTTGTATATCCGCATATTAGGTGACAAAATTAATAATGGCTATGGCAACATCATGATGAATCAGCTTCTGGATACCGCGAGACAGAACCATTTCGATTATATCGACGGGCATATGCAGGAAGCCGAGCATAAAGAACATGATGAGAGGTTGTATCATTTCTATACCAAATTCGGTTTCAAGATCGATTCCGAGCGGAATTTGATGTGGAAACGACAGGCAGAACACTCCGCTGAGGATAAATGA
- a CDS encoding sugar phosphate isomerase/epimerase family protein, which translates to MFSYSATQWIFGKEELKTSFERLRRFGYDGIELAGEPDTTDLDMVQVLMREHGLTCTSICGIYTAERDLTHQDAAIRSAAVHYVKDCIDMAAQLGAKVVIVVPTAVGRTSPYTSPEKEWEFAVESLREAGAYAASKGVRIAIEALNRFETYLVNKLETANKLAEQINHPYVGIMADLFHMNIEERDHVQALQMIARHLVHVHIADNTREAAGLGQTDFTAIVRTLIEIGYNGALTMEFLPPVSNPYAAAERIEANSVFDDYTKQSISHLKEIVDSLSVM; encoded by the coding sequence ATGTTTAGCTATAGTGCAACACAGTGGATCTTCGGCAAGGAAGAGCTGAAGACAAGCTTCGAGCGGCTGCGGCGATTCGGATACGACGGCATTGAGCTGGCAGGCGAGCCCGATACAACAGATCTGGACATGGTACAAGTGTTAATGCGCGAACATGGGCTGACATGCACATCCATCTGCGGCATCTATACGGCTGAACGGGATCTGACCCATCAAGATGCTGCGATAAGAAGCGCAGCCGTTCATTATGTGAAGGATTGCATCGATATGGCCGCGCAGCTGGGAGCGAAGGTCGTCATTGTTGTTCCGACTGCAGTAGGGCGGACGAGCCCGTATACCAGCCCGGAGAAGGAATGGGAGTTCGCGGTCGAAAGTCTCCGCGAAGCCGGTGCATATGCCGCAAGCAAAGGCGTGCGTATTGCAATCGAGGCGTTGAACCGCTTCGAAACCTATCTTGTCAATAAGCTGGAAACGGCCAACAAACTAGCGGAGCAGATTAACCATCCGTATGTCGGCATCATGGCGGATCTCTTTCATATGAATATTGAGGAGCGCGATCATGTTCAAGCGCTGCAGATGATCGCCCGCCATCTCGTTCATGTTCACATCGCCGATAATACCCGGGAAGCCGCCGGCCTGGGGCAGACGGATTTCACTGCGATCGTACGCACGTTAATCGAGATTGGTTACAACGGAGCGCTTACAATGGAGTTCCTGCCGCCTGTGTCGAATCCGTATGCAGCTGCGGAGCGTATCGAGGCAAATTCCGTCTTCGACGACTATACCAAGCAATCGATTAGTCATTTGAAGGAAATCGTTGATTCTTTATCTGTAATGTAA
- a CDS encoding DUF2642 domain-containing protein: protein MKEFQALLSQKVIIDISGKVRLSGILVDAGSDIIVLLHQERYLYIPLNHVHQVMPDLSKNEDNASAAYSPMKYENDQISLKDILRQAAGLFVELNVSGHVPLHGYMIAVQSDYLVLYSPIFKHIHISLQHLKWLIPYPANHVPYSQDSKVIAAKPLNALIPSTFGELCKNAEGKLAVFDLGHTIGFIQQVNTGTITFVDANGNPMIWNVEHLKSLYLP, encoded by the coding sequence TTGAAAGAATTCCAGGCATTGTTAAGTCAGAAAGTGATTATCGATATCTCGGGTAAAGTGAGGCTGTCAGGAATACTGGTCGACGCCGGCTCGGATATCATTGTATTGCTGCACCAAGAACGTTATCTCTATATCCCCCTTAACCATGTGCATCAAGTTATGCCCGATTTATCGAAAAACGAGGATAATGCTTCGGCTGCGTATTCGCCTATGAAGTATGAGAACGATCAGATCTCGCTGAAGGATATTCTTCGTCAGGCAGCGGGATTGTTCGTAGAACTGAATGTAAGCGGACATGTGCCGCTTCATGGTTACATGATCGCCGTCCAGAGCGACTATTTGGTACTTTACTCGCCTATATTCAAGCATATTCATATTTCATTGCAGCATCTGAAGTGGCTGATCCCTTATCCGGCCAATCACGTTCCTTATTCGCAGGACAGCAAAGTCATTGCCGCCAAACCGCTTAATGCTCTGATTCCGTCTACATTCGGGGAGCTGTGCAAAAACGCGGAAGGGAAGCTGGCGGTATTCGATTTAGGGCATACGATCGGCTTCATACAACAAGTCAATACAGGTACAATCACGTTTGTCGATGCCAACGGCAACCCTATGATTTGGAATGTAGAACACTTGAAGTCGTTGTATCTGCCATGA